One genomic region from Flagellimonas oceani encodes:
- a CDS encoding efflux RND transporter periplasmic adaptor subunit, with the protein MRKLIISAVVGGVIIFASLYFAGLIADSKENNRPPSQKIVKTVFVDTVQNTTIPIMVPANGNLQAKKRVELYSEVQGVFRPGSKLFRTGQEYAAGQTLIRIDASEYYATVQSAKSNLYNLLTSIMPDLRLDYPEIYPKWQQYLNGFDLEKTTPELPKLDSEKEKFFITGREIITTYYNVKNLEQRLSKYTITAPFTGVLTEALVTEGTLVRSGQKLGEFIDTGLYELGVSVSKTYGDFLRVGRKVELTNLEKTQSYMGEVTRVNSRVDQNSQTIMVYIEVSGDNLKEGQYLEANLEAKEEPNAIEINRSLLLENNQIFVVRDSILDLMDVKPVFFTDRTVVLKNVPDGEVIVAKPMTGAYAGMLVRTFDESKS; encoded by the coding sequence ATGCGAAAGCTTATAATATCTGCTGTAGTCGGAGGTGTGATTATTTTTGCCTCGCTATATTTTGCAGGATTGATTGCGGATAGTAAGGAGAACAATAGGCCGCCATCACAAAAAATAGTCAAGACTGTTTTTGTGGATACGGTTCAGAATACCACCATACCCATAATGGTGCCGGCAAATGGAAATCTTCAGGCCAAAAAAAGGGTCGAGCTTTACTCCGAAGTGCAGGGTGTTTTTAGGCCAGGAAGCAAATTGTTTCGTACCGGACAGGAATATGCCGCGGGACAAACATTGATTCGAATCGATGCAAGTGAGTATTATGCCACCGTGCAATCCGCCAAAAGTAATCTATACAATTTGCTCACTTCCATAATGCCGGACCTTAGGCTGGATTATCCGGAGATTTACCCCAAATGGCAGCAATATCTCAATGGTTTTGATTTGGAGAAGACCACTCCGGAGCTGCCGAAACTGGATTCGGAAAAGGAAAAATTCTTTATAACCGGAAGGGAAATCATCACAACGTACTACAATGTTAAGAATTTGGAACAGCGTTTGTCCAAATATACCATAACGGCCCCATTTACGGGAGTGTTGACCGAAGCTTTGGTCACCGAAGGAACGCTGGTAAGATCAGGGCAAAAACTTGGTGAGTTTATCGATACGGGATTGTATGAATTGGGAGTTTCTGTAAGCAAAACTTATGGCGATTTTTTGAGAGTTGGCCGCAAGGTGGAACTTACCAATTTGGAAAAGACCCAATCCTACATGGGCGAAGTGACCCGTGTAAACAGCCGGGTGGACCAAAATTCGCAGACGATAATGGTTTATATCGAAGTGAGCGGGGATAACTTAAAGGAAGGCCAATACCTTGAAGCCAACCTGGAGGCGAAGGAAGAACCAAATGCCATAGAGATCAATCGCTCCCTGTTGTTGGAAAACAATCAGATTTTTGTGGTTCGCGACTCCATTTTGGATCTGATGGATGTTAAACCTGTGTTCTTTACGGACAGGACCGTTGTACTAAAAAATGTTCCCGACGGTGAAGTAATCGTGGCCAAACCGATGACAGGTGCCTATGCCGGCATGTTGGTGCGCACTTTTGACGAAAGTAAATCTTAA
- a CDS encoding efflux RND transporter permease subunit, with protein MRKLISYFIKYHMAVNVFILAFFVFGVVGILSLKSSFFPLNEARNITITIAYPGASPQEIEEGIVLKIEDNLKGLEGVERVTSTSRENSGTINVEIEKERNVDFMLLEVKNAVDRVPTFPTGMEPLIVAKQEPVRPTISFAVSGKDIPLATLKQIARQIENDLRAIDGISQIQIDGYPDEEIEIAVDENSLLAYNLSFTDVAQAVSNANILVTGGNIKTVTEEYLIRANNRSYYGDELSNIVVRGDAAGRAVRLKDVAVIRDRFSETPNASYFNGELAVNITITSTNTEDLMGSAENVRQYIEDFNEKYTNVRLDVIDDRSTTLTQRTQLLTENAIVGMILVLVFLSLFLNTRLAFWVAFGLPIAFLGMFVFAPMFNVTINVLSLFGMIIVIGILVDDGIVIAENIYQHYEDGKSPVQAALDGTMEVIPPIISAIITTILAFSIFLFLDSRIGEFFSEVSVIVILTLVVSLVEALIILPAHLAHSKALHPKDDKPKTSIAQIFAKLRVINRIGDRIMNYMRDNWYSPALRFMLNYKFLTFALFFMALVLTLGSIGGGVVRTAFFPRIASDQVSIDLTMPNGTNEKVTDSIISLIQEKAHIVNQELTDEYLQGTDKMLFVNMIKNLGPGSSTATLEINLLPGEERPDGIRADMVTTRLRELMGPVIGVESLIYGSGGNFGGNPVSVSLLGNNIEELKAAKIELKQAMEANSNLKDVTDNDPAGIKEIRLELKENAYLLGLDLRTVMNQVRGGFFGAQAQRFQRGQDEIRVWVRYDRENRSSISDLDEMRILAPSGDRIPLKEIATYTIERGDVAINHLEGRREIQVSSDLTDPETTSGTDAMLWIRNEVLPDILAKYPSISPSYEGQNREANKLIGSLGFVGPIVLFLIFITIAFTFRSISQPLLLIFMVPFSLTAVAWGHWLHGFPINILSMLGIIALIGIMVNDGLVLIGKFNINLRNGMKFDDALYEAGRSRFRAIFLTSVTTIAGLAPLLLEKSRQAQFLKPMAISIAYGIGFATILTLLMLPLLLSFGNNMKVLAKRLWTGEEVTPEEVERAIREQHEEEDMQSKSVSLNGTDSSDMSQNGEKTSNVAEETR; from the coding sequence ATGAGAAAGCTCATCTCGTATTTTATTAAATACCACATGGCAGTAAATGTCTTTATTCTGGCATTTTTTGTTTTTGGGGTCGTGGGGATTCTTTCCTTAAAATCATCATTTTTTCCACTCAACGAAGCTCGGAACATTACCATCACCATAGCATATCCTGGAGCATCTCCCCAAGAAATAGAGGAAGGAATTGTCCTAAAGATTGAGGACAACCTCAAAGGGCTCGAAGGGGTAGAGCGAGTAACCTCCACTTCAAGGGAGAACAGCGGTACCATCAATGTAGAGATAGAGAAAGAACGGAATGTGGATTTTATGCTGTTGGAGGTTAAAAATGCGGTGGACCGTGTGCCTACCTTCCCAACAGGAATGGAACCTTTGATCGTGGCCAAGCAGGAGCCTGTAAGGCCCACGATAAGCTTTGCAGTGAGCGGAAAGGATATTCCCTTGGCAACGTTAAAACAAATTGCCCGTCAGATAGAGAACGATCTAAGGGCCATTGACGGTATCTCACAAATACAAATAGACGGTTATCCGGACGAGGAAATCGAGATTGCAGTAGATGAAAACAGCCTCTTGGCATACAATCTTTCTTTTACAGATGTGGCCCAAGCTGTTTCCAATGCAAACATTCTGGTCACCGGAGGGAACATTAAGACCGTTACCGAAGAATATCTGATCAGGGCAAACAACCGTTCCTATTATGGGGACGAGCTCTCCAATATTGTAGTTAGGGGCGATGCTGCCGGACGGGCGGTACGTTTAAAGGACGTAGCCGTTATCCGTGATAGATTCTCCGAAACGCCAAATGCCTCTTATTTTAATGGAGAGCTGGCGGTGAATATTACCATAACCAGTACCAACACAGAAGATTTGATGGGTTCTGCAGAGAATGTGAGGCAGTACATCGAGGACTTCAACGAAAAATATACCAATGTACGGTTGGATGTGATCGACGATCGCTCTACAACATTGACGCAGCGAACCCAACTCTTGACCGAGAACGCTATCGTGGGAATGATATTGGTATTGGTCTTCCTATCGCTGTTTTTGAACACAAGACTGGCATTTTGGGTGGCCTTCGGACTCCCGATTGCATTTTTGGGGATGTTCGTGTTTGCCCCAATGTTCAATGTTACCATTAATGTACTTTCCCTTTTTGGGATGATTATCGTGATCGGTATTCTGGTGGATGACGGAATCGTGATAGCCGAAAACATCTATCAACATTACGAAGACGGAAAATCACCAGTGCAAGCCGCTCTTGATGGTACCATGGAAGTGATTCCACCAATTATATCGGCCATTATCACCACCATATTGGCCTTTTCGATATTCCTGTTCTTGGATAGCCGAATAGGTGAGTTTTTTAGTGAAGTATCCGTTATCGTGATTCTCACCTTGGTCGTATCCTTGGTAGAGGCATTGATCATATTGCCGGCCCACTTGGCCCATTCCAAGGCTTTGCATCCTAAGGACGATAAGCCCAAAACAAGTATAGCGCAAATATTTGCGAAGCTAAGGGTCATCAACAGAATAGGCGACAGGATAATGAACTACATGCGGGACAATTGGTACAGTCCTGCGCTCCGGTTTATGTTGAACTATAAGTTTTTGACCTTTGCGCTATTCTTTATGGCATTGGTGCTAACATTGGGTTCCATAGGTGGAGGCGTAGTCCGTACCGCATTTTTTCCAAGAATTGCGAGTGATCAAGTATCCATAGATCTTACAATGCCCAACGGAACCAATGAAAAAGTCACCGATTCCATCATAAGCCTCATTCAAGAGAAAGCACATATCGTCAATCAGGAGTTAACAGATGAGTATTTACAGGGCACTGACAAAATGCTTTTTGTGAACATGATCAAGAATCTTGGTCCCGGTTCATCAACGGCAACACTGGAAATCAATTTGTTGCCCGGTGAAGAGCGTCCGGATGGCATACGTGCCGATATGGTAACCACACGCCTTCGCGAGCTTATGGGTCCTGTAATCGGAGTGGAGAGCTTGATTTACGGCTCGGGCGGTAACTTTGGTGGAAATCCAGTGTCCGTATCCCTTTTGGGAAATAATATTGAAGAGCTAAAAGCTGCAAAAATAGAGCTTAAGCAAGCCATGGAAGCCAATTCCAATCTAAAGGACGTAACGGACAATGATCCCGCAGGAATCAAGGAAATACGCCTGGAACTCAAGGAAAATGCCTATTTGCTCGGTTTGGACCTCCGCACGGTAATGAACCAAGTTCGAGGCGGTTTCTTTGGTGCCCAGGCGCAGCGTTTCCAAAGGGGACAGGACGAAATCAGGGTATGGGTGCGTTACGATAGGGAAAACAGGTCTTCCATATCCGATTTGGACGAAATGCGGATATTGGCCCCGAGCGGCGACCGCATCCCATTAAAAGAAATAGCAACCTATACCATTGAAAGAGGAGATGTGGCCATCAACCATTTGGAAGGTAGAAGGGAAATACAGGTGTCCTCGGATTTGACCGACCCGGAAACCACGAGCGGAACCGATGCCATGTTGTGGATACGTAACGAAGTGTTGCCAGACATATTGGCAAAGTATCCGTCAATCAGTCCGTCTTATGAAGGACAGAACAGGGAGGCCAACAAACTCATTGGCTCACTTGGATTTGTGGGTCCCATTGTATTGTTCCTCATTTTTATAACCATTGCCTTTACGTTTAGGAGTATCAGTCAACCTTTGTTGTTGATTTTTATGGTGCCCTTCAGTTTAACCGCCGTGGCATGGGGACATTGGTTGCACGGTTTCCCTATCAATATTCTTTCCATGTTGGGAATTATAGCGTTGATAGGTATTATGGTAAACGATGGATTGGTACTTATAGGTAAATTCAATATCAATCTAAGAAACGGGATGAAGTTCGATGATGCCCTTTACGAAGCGGGCCGTTCCCGTTTTAGGGCCATTTTCTTGACATCGGTAACCACTATTGCCGGTTTGGCGCCCTTGCTTTTGGAAAAAAGTCGTCAGGCCCAGTTCTTAAAGCCCATGGCCATTTCCATTGCCTACGGAATTGGCTTTGCCACTATTTTGACATTGCTCATGCTCCCTTTGTTGCTTTCCTTTGGAAACAATATGAAAGTTTTGGCAAAACGCCTGTGGACAGGAGAAGAAGTTACACCGGAAGAGGTGGAACGAGCCATCCGCGAACAGCATGAAGAAGAAGATATGCAATCGAAAAGTGTGAGCCTGAACGGAACCGACAGTAGCGATATGTCACAAAACGGAGAAAAAACCTCAAACGTTGCAGAAGAGACCAGATAA